A genome region from Anastrepha ludens isolate Willacy chromosome 3, idAnaLude1.1, whole genome shotgun sequence includes the following:
- the LOC128858042 gene encoding ras GTPase-activating protein raskol-like, with the protein MENCLGGSKRTIRAQRDLQQLKQQCQQQPPNQNFYTQQQPQVHRQAQTIKQQQQHLQQQLLQQQQQQQQLLQQQQQQQQQQQQQRFLQEEQQLQKAATQLHLQQQQQQQQQLIHPLQQLTLQHHQHQQQQEQQQQQQQQRDIAYQLVAETEHNRSASMSTTPKFVANCLHFPPPPDYPPPPPKTPTAATATTATTAATKTMSTANVKSATTTTVTTTATTPLANKGNAGAHHHQHHQHYHQQQQQQQLQLQQQQLQHHQQLPAHHFTQQQQHQQQQHQLTDNVLTHLEPLASPAVSAGAHNATLAVSATLTPQVNNATTNHHSSASSSPSSSSATSGTTIGVSPYGRRQVLPRYPDPDPDAIEVCNEQEPINISKVSTRHNSKTLGRAHELLNSDGKWSAVQQTTSLQLLHQHAHSTHPHAQHDYSYAYYEPGAAMRHSNIPPPEMVPGSAHTLHHAPPPPNSIRALLSKGKKNKLLASPAARHAYQAHYGHDGAIACDSATFRGIAGATSENFYEEISSNEAALQYHHNSHHHHLRPSATSHSAGSLNQSLVEEELRRVQNRHHKILGELNLSVEAMLMPESPPNNSPTSCEAPTVSVTTASGQPNIGAVGAGGAASLRLSSTSADNICDANLSELLSTVGPTDELLSPVQSSTNAAFCAADLDSGFSGSSGASYIGSLRIHKTNAALSHIMSTRQTHANNAVQSSASCNFSYGTQSCRSFQRSSSTKQPHQLTLDDDLNSGFLTRASCGRRILNCAKIRAAEDPGPVVPTESKARSFWNRKGWRKLPGFSTSTSSINDTGITGEPISMKNVKGDTTDTKTRTKTKTKNTSTKAIPLICLKR; encoded by the coding sequence ATGGAGAACTGCTTAGGCGGCAGCAAACGTACAATTCGAGCACAAAGGGACTTACAACAATTAAAGCAGCAATGCCAGCAACAGCCACCGAACCAGAATTTCTATACGCAGCAACAGCCGCAGGTCCATCGGCAAGCGCAAACAAtcaagcagcagcaacaacatctACAACAGCAACTcttgcagcagcaacaacaacaacagcaactcttgcagcagcaacaacaacaacaacagcaacagcagcagcaaaggTTTTTACAAGAAGAGCAACAACTGCAAAAAGCTGCAACACAACTACAtctccagcagcagcagcaacaacaacaacagcttatACATCCGCTTCAGCAATTAACGCTACAACATCATCAACATCAACAGCAGcaagaacagcaacaacaacagcagcagcagcgcgaTATTGCTTATCAATTGGTCGCGGAGACGGAGCACAATCGTTCTGCGTCCATGTCGACAACACCTAAATTTGTCGCCAATTGTTTGCATTTTCCACCGCCGCCAGATTATCCACCGCCACCGCCGAAAACGCCAACGGCTGCGACCGCCACCACTGCGACCACAGCTGCCACTAAAACAATGTCCACGGCAAATGTGAAGTCAGCAACGACAACGACTgtgacaacaacagcaacaacgccGCTTGCAAACAAAGGGAATGCCGGTGCTCATCACCACCAACACCATCAACATTAtcatcaacagcagcaacaacaacaactacaactacaacaacaacagctacagCACCATCAACAATTGCCAGCACATCACTTtacacaacagcagcaacatcaacaacaacaacaccaactcaCTGACAATGTTCTGACACACTTGGAGCCACTGGCGTCACCTGCTGTGTCCGCTGGCGCACACAACGCTACGCTTGCGGTGAGTGCCACTCTGACCCCACAAGTGAACAATGCCACAACTAACCACCATTCGTCCGCGTCGAGCTCGCCATCGTCGTCCTCGGCGACAAGTGGCACCACCATAGGTGTCAGCCCGTATGGACGGCGGCAAGTGTTGCCGCGCTATCCCGATCCCGACCCCGATGCCATTGAGGTTTGCAACGAGCAAGAGCCCATAAACATTTCGAAAGTGTCAACGCGTCACAATAGCAAAACACTCGGCCGTGCACACGAACTACTCAACTCAGACGGGAAATGGTCTGCGGTACAACAGACCACAAGCTTACAGCTGTTGCATCAACATGCGCACTCCACACACCCACACGCACAGCACGATTACTCATACGCATACTATGAGCCAGGCGCCGCGATGCGTCATTCGAATATACCACCGCCAGAAATGGTACCTGGCAGCGCACACACACTACATCACGCACCACCGCCGCCAAACTCAATACGTGCCCTACTCTCCAAGGGCAAGAAGAACAAATTGTTGGCATCGCCGGCCGCGCGGCATGCCTATCAGGCGCATTACGGGCATGATGGCGCCATTGCATGTGATAGCGCCACGTTTCGCGGTATTGCGGGTGCGACTAGTGAGAATTTCTACGAAGAGATATCCTCCAATGAAGCTGCACTCCAATACCACCACAATAGCCACCATCATCATCTAAGGCCATCGGCTACTTCACATTCGGCCGGTTCACTGAATCAATCATTGGTTGAAGAGGAATTGCGACGCGTACAAAATCGCCATCATAAAATACTTGGCGAGCTAAATCTGTCCGTCGAGGCCATGCTGATGCCTGAGAGTCCGCCCAATAATAGTCCGACCAGCTGTGAGGCGCCCACCGTTAGCGTTACCACCGCCTCAGGCCAACCAAATATAGGCGCGGTTGGTGCCGGTGGTGCGGCCAGCTTACGACTCTCTTCAACGTCAGCTGATAATATCTGTGATGCAAATCTTTCCGAGCTGCTAAGCACAGTGGGGCCCACTGATGAGCTACTCTCACCTGTACAGTCGTCGACAAATGCCGCCTTCTGTGCTGCCGACTTAGATAGCGGCTTCAGTGGCAGCAGCGGCGCCAGCTACATTGGCAGTCTACGTATACACAAAACCAATGCAGCGCTATCACATATAATGAGTACACGACAAACGCATGCAAATAATGCAGTGCAGTCATCCGCATCCTGCAATTTCTCTTACGGCACACAAAGTTGCCGCTCTTTTCAACGCTCTTCCTCCACCAAGCAACCGCACCAATTGACGCTTGACGATGATTTAAATTCGGGATTTTTGACACGCGCCTCTTGCGGCCGCCGCATACTTAATTGTGCCAAGATTCGAGCCGCTGAAGATCCAGGACCGGTGGTGCCGACCGAGTCGAAAGCGCGGAGCTTCTGGAATCGCAAGGGCTGGCGTAAATTGCCCGGATTCTCGACGTCTACATCCAGCATTAACGACACTGGCATAACAGGTGAGCCAATTTCCATGAAAAATGTGAAAGGAGACACAACGGACACGAAGACGAgaacgaaaacgaaaacgaaaaatacGAGTACAAAGGCGATTCCATTAATCTGCTTAAAACGCTGA